One Vicinamibacteria bacterium genomic window, CTCGAGCACGATCGTGGTTCGGGTCGATCGCACCGAACGGATCCCCCCCACCTTTTCACGAAGAAGCTTCCCCAGCCTCGCCGCGTCCTCGACGCGAACCTTGACCAGATAGCAATCTTCACCGGCGACGTGATGCAGCTCCTGCACTTCGGGGAGCTTGGCGAGGCGGTCCGCCGTTTCTCGACTTCCCACCCTCTCGTCCGCCTTCACGAAGATGAAGGCCGTGAGTCCCAGGCCGACGGCACGCGGGTCGATTCGGGTTTCGTGCCCGACGATGACACCCAGCTTCTCCAGTTTTCGCAGGCGCTGGAAGATGGCCGAGGGCACCAACCCCACGCGCCGAGCGATCTCGGCATTCGGCGTCCGGGCATCTTCCTGGAGAAGAGCGAGGATGCGCCGGTCCACCGGATCCAGCGAAGGTGCTCGGAGCCCCTTATCCGATTCGCGCATCGAAGGCCTCGACCAGGCCGCAGACCATGCGATCGGCCTGACGGCCGTCCGGATCCTGCT contains:
- a CDS encoding Lrp/AsnC family transcriptional regulator, whose amino-acid sequence is MRESDKGLRAPSLDPVDRRILALLQEDARTPNAEIARRVGLVPSAIFQRLRKLEKLGVIVGHETRIDPRAVGLGLTAFIFVKADERVGSRETADRLAKLPEVQELHHVAGEDCYLVKVRVEDAARLGKLLREKVGGIRSVRSTRTTIVLETIKETGKLPMTAGPTRP